From one Haloterrigena gelatinilytica genomic stretch:
- a CDS encoding DUF5786 family protein → MGFGSYDESEQQQQTADDEDDVEAVNVHENDHDGQLSFESDASTDELVSQLGSMKDDEDETEE, encoded by the coding sequence ATGGGTTTTGGTAGCTACGACGAATCCGAGCAACAGCAGCAGACGGCGGACGACGAGGACGACGTCGAAGCCGTCAACGTCCACGAAAACGATCACGACGGACAGCTGTCGTTCGAGTCCGACGCCTCGACCGACGAGCTCGTCTCGCAGCTCGGCTCGATGAAAGACGACGAGGACGAGACCGAGGAGTAA
- a CDS encoding helix-turn-helix domain-containing protein — MSIDVTEYEDDRTGIRSQADGGIVTQLRLDHSSLFLRPTLRRATDVTVEPEYWTTLGTGRTLVFCSVSGESFEDFESALELDPTVADPVLADRYPDRRVYRVELTDRAVTFIAATAEVGGRLLDLSSSRDGWRVQLQFPSRDDLVSFNDHCRDRDISVTVDHLRLSDDEDDCVVALTEKQEELLAVAHEEGYFDVPRGISQDELADRLGVSKSAVSQRLRRAIGELCASKLC, encoded by the coding sequence GTGAGCATCGACGTCACCGAATACGAGGACGACCGCACGGGAATTCGGTCGCAGGCCGACGGCGGCATCGTCACCCAACTCCGCCTCGATCACTCGTCGCTGTTCCTGCGCCCGACCCTTCGCCGAGCGACCGACGTCACCGTCGAACCCGAGTACTGGACCACCCTCGGCACGGGCCGGACGCTCGTCTTCTGTAGCGTCTCCGGCGAGTCGTTCGAGGACTTCGAGTCGGCGCTGGAACTCGATCCGACGGTCGCCGATCCGGTGCTCGCGGACCGCTACCCCGACCGGCGCGTCTACCGGGTCGAACTCACCGACCGAGCGGTGACGTTCATCGCGGCGACGGCCGAAGTCGGCGGCCGACTGTTAGACCTCTCGAGTTCCCGCGACGGCTGGCGCGTCCAGCTCCAGTTCCCGAGCCGAGACGATCTCGTCTCCTTCAACGACCACTGCCGCGACCGCGATATCTCCGTTACGGTCGACCACCTGCGACTCTCCGACGACGAGGACGACTGCGTCGTCGCCCTGACGGAAAAACAGGAGGAACTGCTGGCCGTCGCCCACGAGGAGGGCTACTTCGACGTTCCCCGCGGTATCTCCCAGGACGAACTGGCCGACCGGCTCGGCGTCTCGAAGTCCGCGGTCTCCCAGCGGCTCCGACGCGCGATCGGCGAACTCTGCGCGTCGAAACTCTGCTGA